One part of the Ananas comosus cultivar F153 unplaced genomic scaffold, ASM154086v1, whole genome shotgun sequence genome encodes these proteins:
- the LOC109704749 gene encoding uncharacterized protein LOC109704749 has translation MGDREHRDDPKTYNEVIFDIDSEKWLDAMKSEIDSMHSNQVWVLVDPPEGIVPIGCKWIYKRKIGSDGKVETYKARLVSKGYSQRKGIDYQGTFSPVAMLKSIRTLLALAAYYDDEI, from the coding sequence ATGGGAGATAGGGAACATAGAGATGATCCCAAAACCTACAACGAGGTGATATTTGACATCGATTCCGAGAAATGGCTGGATGCCATGAAGTCAGAAATTGACTCAATGCATTCCAACCAGGTTTGGGTTTTGGTAGACCCACCAGAAGGTATAGTACCTATCGGGTGTAAATGGatctacaaaagaaaaataggTTCGGATGGAAAGGTGGAGACCTATAAAGCAAGGCTGGTTTCGAAAGGTTACAGTCAACGTAAAGGCATTGACTATCAGGGGACCTTTTCACCTGTGGCCATGCTTAAATCCATTCGAACACTGCTTGCCCTTGCAGCGTACTATGATGATGAGATCTga